The following coding sequences lie in one Nocardioides sambongensis genomic window:
- a CDS encoding cytochrome P450: MTLTSTPTSTVEVPQEIARRIVLPEGHREDEPLFEAYRWMRENAPLAQVAVEGYDPVWLLVKHADIMEVERQPQIFTSGGGDEPGSHNPILQNQAGDAFTQSLTGGSLRILETLTYLDPPEHTMVKDIAAEWFRPASLKKWEDQIRDLARESIAHQLHVGPNDLDAVKDFCLTYPLHVIMTLFGVPAEDEPRMMALTQEFFGTADPDTQRVDVEPLTPEGAAQQWSATIQDFYAYFDALVEARRKEPQDDLATIIARAKSPETGEYFPKEVAYGWFIAIATAGHDTTSSTMASILEALALHPEQLALVQRRPELIPDLVNEGLRWASPVKQFTRKALEDYEMRGQTIKAGDRMMLLYQSANRDPDVFDAPDEFHLDRRPNRHIAFGYGPHMCIGQHLAKQELRIMLEELLPRIAALEVTGERKVVQTNFVGGLRKLPMRLELR, translated from the coding sequence GTGACCCTCACCTCCACACCCACCTCGACCGTCGAGGTGCCGCAAGAGATCGCCCGTCGCATCGTGCTCCCCGAAGGGCACCGCGAGGACGAGCCCCTGTTCGAGGCCTACCGCTGGATGCGAGAGAACGCCCCGCTCGCCCAGGTCGCAGTCGAGGGGTACGACCCCGTCTGGCTGCTGGTCAAGCACGCCGACATCATGGAGGTCGAGCGACAGCCGCAGATCTTCACCAGCGGCGGGGGCGACGAGCCGGGGTCCCACAACCCCATCCTCCAGAACCAGGCGGGCGACGCCTTCACCCAGTCGCTGACCGGCGGCAGCCTGCGGATCCTCGAGACCCTCACCTACCTCGACCCGCCCGAGCACACCATGGTCAAGGACATCGCCGCGGAGTGGTTCCGGCCGGCCTCACTGAAGAAGTGGGAGGACCAGATCCGTGACCTCGCGCGTGAGTCGATCGCGCACCAGTTGCACGTCGGCCCCAACGACCTCGACGCCGTCAAGGACTTCTGCCTGACCTACCCGCTCCACGTCATCATGACGCTCTTCGGCGTGCCCGCCGAGGACGAGCCCAGGATGATGGCGCTGACGCAGGAGTTCTTCGGCACGGCCGACCCCGACACCCAGCGCGTGGACGTCGAGCCGCTGACCCCCGAGGGCGCCGCACAGCAGTGGTCGGCGACCATCCAGGACTTCTACGCCTACTTCGACGCACTCGTCGAGGCGCGCCGCAAGGAGCCCCAGGACGACCTGGCGACGATCATCGCGCGGGCCAAGAGCCCGGAGACCGGTGAGTATTTCCCGAAGGAGGTCGCCTACGGCTGGTTCATCGCCATCGCCACCGCCGGTCACGACACGACCTCGAGCACGATGGCCAGCATCCTCGAAGCACTCGCGCTGCACCCCGAACAGCTGGCACTGGTCCAGAGGAGGCCCGAGCTGATCCCGGACCTGGTCAACGAGGGACTGCGATGGGCCTCGCCCGTCAAGCAGTTCACCCGCAAGGCACTCGAGGACTACGAGATGCGGGGCCAGACCATCAAGGCCGGGGACCGGATGATGCTGCTCTACCAGTCGGCCAACCGCGATCCCGACGTGTTCGACGCCCCGGATGAGTTTCACCTCGACCGCAGGCCCAACCGTCACATCGCCTTCGGGTACGGGCCGCACATGTGCATCGGGCAGCACCTGGCGAAGCAAGAGCTCCGGATCATGCTCGAGGAGCTCCTTCCCCGGATCGCGGCGCTTGAGGTGACCGGAGAGCGCAAGGTCGTCCAGACCAACTTCGTCGGCGGCCTCCGGAAGCTGCCAATGCGTCTGGAACTCCGGTGA
- a CDS encoding ABC transporter ATP-binding protein, with translation MTVETPATNAANTNAQDTVILQITGLGKTYTARSGPVQAVRDITASIRAGELVCIVGPSGCGKTTLLRCIAGLMAPTAGAVVLEGAAVSGPPAGMAVVFQEYGRSLFPWMSVRQNVELPLKEKKLARDERRRLVDEALEAVGLAHAGDQYPWQLSGGMQQRVAIARAVAYEPHVLLMDEPFAAVDAQTRADLEDLVRSLWQRLGVTVLFVTHDIDESVYLAERVIVLSSSPTVVLEEVEIDLPAERDQLTTRALPRFSELRTHVWERVQEAKLSAQHAATS, from the coding sequence ATGACTGTCGAGACCCCCGCGACCAACGCCGCGAACACCAACGCCCAGGACACGGTGATCCTGCAGATCACCGGGCTCGGCAAGACCTACACAGCTCGGTCCGGCCCGGTCCAGGCCGTCCGCGACATCACCGCCTCGATCCGAGCGGGCGAGCTGGTGTGCATCGTCGGCCCGTCGGGCTGCGGGAAGACCACGCTGCTGCGCTGCATCGCCGGACTGATGGCACCCACTGCCGGCGCGGTCGTACTCGAAGGCGCGGCGGTCAGCGGGCCACCCGCCGGAATGGCCGTCGTCTTCCAGGAGTACGGACGCAGTCTCTTCCCGTGGATGAGCGTGCGGCAGAACGTCGAGCTTCCTCTCAAGGAGAAGAAGCTCGCTCGTGACGAGAGGCGTCGTCTGGTCGACGAAGCGCTGGAGGCGGTGGGACTCGCTCATGCCGGCGACCAGTACCCCTGGCAGCTCTCCGGTGGCATGCAACAGCGGGTCGCGATCGCGCGGGCAGTGGCCTACGAGCCGCATGTCCTGCTGATGGACGAGCCGTTCGCCGCCGTCGACGCACAGACCCGCGCCGACCTGGAGGACCTGGTCCGCTCGCTGTGGCAACGGTTGGGCGTCACCGTGCTCTTCGTCACCCACGACATCGACGAGTCCGTCTACCTGGCCGAGCGCGTCATCGTTCTCTCCAGCTCCCCCACGGTGGTGCTCGAGGAGGTCGAGATCGACCTGCCGGCCGAACGCGACCAACTCACCACCAGGGCGCTCCCCCGGTTCAGCGAACTGCGCACGCACGTGTGGGAGCGGGTCCAGGAGGCCAAGCTCAGCGCTCAGCACGCCGCAACCTCCTGA
- a CDS encoding ABC transporter permease, with the protein MTEVARRTAYAIALPLLLVTAWWFATADSTSFYWPSLQSILEAFVDTWTLDRVQQDVLPSLGRLLVGFSLAVVIGVLMGLAIGSSDWLRETLEPPLEFLRAIPPPVLVPVIMLFAGIGDGMKIAVIVSGCVWPVLLNTVEGVRGIDPVLRETATSYRLGRRRRITSLLLRAASPQIVAGARQALAIGIILMVISEMFAATNGLGFTIVQFQRSFAIPQMWSGVLLLGLIGVALSLLFRLVEIRVLAWYHGHRASQRKA; encoded by the coding sequence TACGCGATCGCCCTTCCGCTCCTGCTGGTCACCGCGTGGTGGTTCGCCACGGCGGACAGCACCAGCTTCTACTGGCCGTCGCTGCAGAGCATTCTGGAGGCCTTCGTCGACACGTGGACCCTCGACCGAGTGCAGCAGGACGTGCTGCCCAGCCTCGGGCGACTGCTGGTCGGGTTCTCCCTCGCCGTGGTGATCGGTGTCCTGATGGGGCTTGCCATCGGAAGCTCCGACTGGCTGCGCGAGACGCTGGAACCCCCGCTGGAGTTCCTGAGGGCCATCCCGCCCCCCGTGCTGGTGCCCGTCATCATGCTCTTCGCCGGCATCGGCGACGGGATGAAGATCGCCGTCATCGTCTCCGGCTGCGTCTGGCCGGTCCTGCTCAACACAGTGGAGGGCGTGCGCGGAATCGATCCTGTGCTCCGCGAGACCGCAACCAGCTATCGGCTCGGCCGCCGTCGACGGATCACCTCGTTGCTGCTGCGCGCGGCGAGTCCCCAGATCGTCGCCGGTGCCCGTCAGGCCCTTGCGATCGGCATCATCTTGATGGTCATCAGCGAGATGTTCGCCGCGACCAATGGCCTCGGCTTCACCATCGTGCAGTTCCAGCGCAGCTTCGCGATCCCCCAGATGTGGTCCGGCGTGCTGCTGCTCGGCCTCATCGGCGTCGCTCTGTCCCTGTTGTTCCGGCTCGTCGAGATCCGGGTCCTCGCGTGGTACCACGGGCACCGCGCGTCCCAGCGAAAGGCATGA
- a CDS encoding NAD(P)/FAD-dependent oxidoreductase — protein MNHTAQRVVVVGAGTAGGTFAGLLRQAGYDGDVVMLGAEPDPPYHRPPLSKKFADPAADASRWLREAAFYDEQRITLALTESAVDLDPVARVVRTDRGRELRYDVVVLATGARPRPLIAPGAHLDAVLTVRTLSDANRLRDEVAAGRTMAVVGGGFVGLEVAAVARSRGLPVTVVEREERLLARVASPPLARVLAEHHGRRGTVVRTGVEVVAVEGARGRAQRLLLSDNTHVAADVVVVGVGAQPCDELGRRAGLVCAAGGGVVVDDAARTSMDGVLAIGDVTVRPRLGGDPMRMESIPSATEQAKQAVATICGAPPPAPEVPWFWSDQFDLKLKIAGILAPPYDTALRGDPRAGSFALLHHRDGTPVAIETANANADFMAGRRLLASGHLVDAERWADPAVPLRELAFA, from the coding sequence GTGAACCACACCGCCCAGCGGGTCGTCGTGGTCGGAGCCGGCACCGCCGGCGGCACGTTCGCGGGCCTGCTCCGTCAGGCGGGCTACGACGGCGACGTCGTCATGCTGGGCGCCGAGCCGGACCCGCCGTACCACCGTCCACCGCTGTCGAAGAAGTTCGCGGACCCGGCAGCCGACGCCAGTCGTTGGCTCCGCGAGGCAGCCTTCTACGACGAGCAGCGGATCACCCTCGCTCTCACGGAATCGGCGGTGGACCTCGATCCGGTGGCACGGGTGGTGCGCACCGACCGCGGGCGGGAGCTGCGCTACGACGTCGTCGTCCTGGCGACCGGCGCTCGGCCCCGTCCGCTGATCGCGCCTGGCGCCCATCTCGACGCCGTCCTCACGGTTCGCACCCTGAGTGACGCGAACCGGCTCCGCGACGAGGTGGCAGCGGGAAGGACCATGGCCGTCGTCGGTGGCGGGTTCGTCGGGCTTGAGGTCGCCGCGGTCGCTCGTTCGCGTGGGCTGCCGGTGACGGTGGTCGAGCGGGAGGAGAGGTTGCTGGCTCGGGTTGCCAGTCCGCCGCTGGCGCGGGTGCTGGCCGAGCACCACGGTCGCCGCGGCACGGTGGTCCGCACCGGAGTCGAGGTCGTCGCAGTCGAGGGCGCCCGGGGAAGGGCCCAGCGGTTGTTGCTCTCCGACAACACCCACGTCGCAGCGGACGTCGTGGTCGTCGGGGTCGGTGCGCAGCCGTGCGACGAACTCGGCCGTCGTGCGGGACTTGTCTGTGCTGCCGGAGGGGGCGTCGTCGTCGACGATGCGGCGCGGACGTCGATGGACGGGGTGCTGGCAATCGGAGACGTCACCGTCCGTCCCCGCCTCGGCGGGGATCCGATGCGGATGGAGAGCATCCCCTCCGCGACTGAGCAGGCGAAACAGGCCGTGGCCACCATCTGCGGGGCTCCTCCGCCAGCCCCGGAGGTTCCGTGGTTCTGGTCCGACCAGTTCGACCTGAAGCTGAAGATCGCAGGGATCCTCGCCCCGCCGTACGACACGGCGCTTCGCGGTGACCCCAGGGCCGGGTCGTTCGCTCTGCTGCACCATCGCGACGGCACACCTGTCGCCATCGAGACCGCCAACGCCAACGCCGACTTCATGGCGGGACGACGCCTGCTCGCATCCGGCCACCTGGTCGACGCAGAGCGGTGGGCAGATCCGGCCGTCCCGCTGCGCGAACTCGCGTTTGCCTGA
- a CDS encoding aldehyde dehydrogenase — MTTIDYEQLYLDGSWSAPATGQRIEVVSPTTEQVIGSVPEGTEADIDAAVLAARRAYDDPTGWSTWSPARRTAVLERFAVCLEARGEETARRVTIQNGMPIWLAQQFEAGFPAVLLRYYAGLVEAGQEERRQGMLGKQAVVLREPIGVVAAIVPWNVPQAITFLKLAPALAAGCTVVLKPAPETVLDAFLMAEAAAEAGLPPGVLNVVPAGREVGAYLVEHPGVDKVSFTGSSAAGRLIASTCGRLLRPVTLELGGKSAAVVLDDANLSETIESFFAATLLNNGQICWLGTRVLAPRARYDEVVDTVAGLAGSLVVGDPLVESTQVGPLVSERQRQRVEGYIEKGISDGGRLVVGGARPADRDSGWFVQPTVFADVDRKATIAQEEIFGPVLAVIPYEDEDDAVAIANDTDYGLGGSVWTADPDRGEQFARRIRSGTIGVNHYSNDPFSPFGGIRASGMGRELGPEGLVAFQQLKTIYLDKANEDA; from the coding sequence ATGACCACCATCGACTACGAGCAGCTCTACCTGGACGGCTCTTGGTCCGCGCCGGCGACCGGACAGCGGATCGAGGTCGTCTCGCCGACCACCGAGCAGGTGATCGGCAGTGTCCCGGAGGGCACCGAGGCCGACATCGACGCCGCCGTGCTGGCTGCGCGCCGCGCGTACGATGACCCGACCGGATGGTCGACCTGGAGCCCTGCGCGGCGCACCGCGGTGCTCGAGCGCTTCGCCGTCTGCCTGGAGGCGCGTGGCGAGGAGACAGCACGCCGCGTCACCATCCAGAACGGAATGCCGATCTGGTTGGCGCAGCAGTTCGAGGCAGGATTCCCGGCGGTGCTGCTGCGCTACTACGCAGGTCTGGTCGAAGCCGGGCAGGAGGAACGTCGGCAGGGAATGCTGGGCAAGCAGGCGGTCGTCCTGCGCGAACCCATCGGCGTCGTCGCGGCGATCGTCCCGTGGAACGTCCCGCAGGCCATCACCTTCCTGAAGCTGGCCCCGGCCCTCGCAGCTGGCTGCACCGTCGTCCTCAAGCCGGCTCCCGAGACCGTGCTCGACGCGTTCCTGATGGCCGAGGCCGCCGCCGAGGCCGGTCTTCCGCCGGGCGTGCTGAACGTTGTACCCGCCGGTCGCGAGGTGGGTGCCTACCTCGTCGAGCATCCCGGCGTGGACAAGGTGTCCTTCACCGGGTCCTCGGCTGCGGGTCGATTGATCGCCTCCACGTGTGGTCGGCTCCTCCGGCCAGTCACTCTCGAGCTCGGAGGCAAGTCCGCGGCCGTCGTCCTCGATGATGCCAACCTGTCGGAGACGATCGAGTCGTTCTTCGCAGCAACACTGCTGAACAACGGCCAGATCTGCTGGCTCGGGACCCGCGTACTTGCTCCAAGGGCGAGGTACGACGAGGTCGTCGACACCGTTGCCGGGCTCGCGGGCTCGCTGGTCGTCGGCGATCCGCTGGTCGAGTCGACCCAAGTCGGTCCCCTCGTTTCCGAGCGGCAGCGTCAGCGCGTGGAGGGCTACATCGAGAAGGGGATCTCCGACGGTGGCCGCCTGGTCGTCGGTGGCGCTCGCCCGGCGGATCGCGACAGCGGCTGGTTCGTGCAGCCGACCGTGTTCGCAGACGTCGACCGCAAGGCGACGATCGCGCAGGAGGAGATATTCGGCCCCGTCCTCGCTGTGATCCCCTACGAGGACGAGGACGACGCCGTCGCCATCGCCAACGACACCGACTACGGACTGGGAGGATCGGTGTGGACCGCTGACCCCGACCGCGGCGAGCAGTTCGCCCGCCGCATCCGCAGCGGCACCATCGGGGTCAACCACTACAGCAACGACCCGTTCTCCCCGTTCGGCGGCATCCGGGCCAGCGGCATGGGCCGTGAGCTCGGTCCGGAGGGGCTCGTCGCCTTCCAGCAGCTCAAGACGATCTATCTGGACAAGGCCAACGAGGACGCCTGA
- a CDS encoding 2Fe-2S iron-sulfur cluster-binding protein, whose protein sequence is MPQITYVLPDGREETVDVPVGQSVMDGSVRNNLPGIVAECGGGCSCATCHVFVDDAAVGLFDEPMTEEADLVEFLEGACDRSRLSCQLIVSEACAGVRVVVPATNG, encoded by the coding sequence ATGCCTCAGATCACCTACGTCCTGCCGGACGGTCGCGAGGAGACGGTCGACGTGCCCGTCGGTCAGTCCGTCATGGACGGATCCGTCCGCAACAACCTGCCGGGGATCGTTGCCGAGTGCGGCGGTGGCTGTTCGTGCGCGACCTGCCACGTCTTCGTCGACGACGCCGCGGTCGGGCTGTTCGACGAGCCGATGACCGAGGAAGCCGACCTGGTCGAGTTCCTCGAGGGTGCGTGCGACCGCTCGCGCCTTTCCTGCCAGCTGATCGTCTCGGAGGCCTGTGCGGGCGTCCGAGTCGTCGTCCCGGCCACCAACGGCTAG
- a CDS encoding LuxR C-terminal-related transcriptional regulator: protein MTDEQSRDEACEVLKRAGDLLGTSAMAGSRAQVNDLLDSADTSLSQWRDQHPERVAEATEVITELRAARLRLRTEEVVRRRDVTERLQRALRNLQQVESTADLVSQVPDEVAALGFRRVLFSWVDQARWVPVSFHTETGPEEARAVMEAGQPPYWDLHRLLEGEMITHRRPMLVRNALDNPRVHQDIQAVMHSHSYVAAPVIRRAQVVGFVSADQNVELDVVDEVDRDLIHLFAEGVSLALDRVAVLEELGELRRRIGEQAAAMSGLLGDEADVVRRRLRPDVAPEPSWRRALTRREEDVLALVAAGMTNAQIGQRLYVTEGTAKTHVKNLLRKLGVDNRAHAGALYHQHWTG from the coding sequence GTGACGAAGCCTGCGAAGTCCTGAAGCGTGCAGGCGATCTGCTGGGTACGTCCGCGATGGCGGGATCCCGGGCACAGGTCAACGACCTGCTCGACAGCGCGGACACCTCGTTGAGCCAGTGGCGTGACCAGCACCCCGAGCGAGTCGCCGAAGCGACTGAAGTCATCACCGAGTTACGTGCCGCGCGGCTGCGTCTTCGCACCGAGGAGGTCGTACGGCGGCGCGACGTGACCGAACGACTGCAGCGAGCACTGCGCAACCTCCAGCAGGTCGAGAGCACCGCCGACCTGGTCAGCCAGGTGCCCGACGAGGTCGCCGCCCTCGGGTTCAGGCGCGTGCTGTTCTCCTGGGTCGACCAGGCGCGATGGGTCCCGGTGTCGTTCCACACCGAGACTGGCCCAGAGGAGGCGCGCGCGGTCATGGAGGCCGGGCAGCCGCCGTACTGGGACCTGCACCGGCTGTTGGAGGGCGAGATGATCACCCATCGCCGACCGATGCTCGTGCGCAACGCACTCGACAACCCACGCGTTCACCAAGACATCCAGGCCGTGATGCACTCCCACTCCTACGTCGCCGCACCCGTGATCCGTCGGGCGCAGGTCGTCGGCTTCGTCAGCGCGGACCAGAACGTCGAGCTCGATGTCGTCGACGAGGTCGACCGAGACCTGATCCACTTGTTCGCCGAGGGGGTGTCGCTCGCGCTCGACCGCGTCGCCGTCCTCGAGGAGCTGGGTGAGCTGCGTCGGCGCATCGGCGAGCAAGCCGCCGCCATGAGTGGTCTCCTCGGCGACGAGGCCGATGTCGTGCGACGGCGCCTGAGGCCGGACGTGGCGCCCGAGCCGTCATGGCGCCGAGCCCTCACCCGTCGGGAGGAGGACGTCCTCGCCCTGGTGGCAGCCGGGATGACCAACGCGCAGATCGGGCAGCGCCTCTACGTCACGGAGGGGACGGCGAAGACCCACGTCAAGAACCTGCTCCGCAAGCTCGGGGTCGACAACCGCGCGCATGCCGGCGCGCTCTACCACCAGCACTGGACGGGGTGA
- a CDS encoding NAD(P)-dependent alcohol dehydrogenase, protein MEITAAVLEGLGQDFVIQNLTLDDPAPDEVVVEIAGVGLCHTDLAVQHGHLPFPFPGVVGHEGSGTVVAVGSAVTKVGVGDRVSATFNSCGACTQCTSGTPSYCAEFMARNFGGGRPDGSSTLHEGATAYGSYFFGQSTFATHAIARERNVVKVAEGIDLAIVGPLGCGIQTGAGAVMRSMSCRAGSSLLVTGGGSVGLSGVLGAVVRELATIIVVDPIASRRDLALELGATHVIDPADGAVSEQVRAIVPEGVDYALDTTAIDAVLTEVLASLAQLGTLGMVGVPSNPEAVLSVGLIEMQARGLRFMGIVEGDSDPDTFLPELVQLHLAGRFPFDRLITTMPFAKINDAVEAQARGEAVKVVLVHE, encoded by the coding sequence ATGGAGATCACCGCAGCAGTCCTGGAGGGTCTGGGGCAGGACTTCGTCATCCAGAACCTGACACTCGACGATCCGGCCCCCGATGAGGTGGTCGTGGAGATCGCCGGGGTCGGGCTCTGTCACACCGACCTGGCAGTCCAGCACGGACACCTGCCGTTCCCGTTCCCCGGCGTCGTAGGGCACGAGGGCAGCGGCACCGTGGTTGCCGTGGGCTCCGCGGTCACGAAGGTCGGCGTCGGAGACCGCGTCTCGGCCACGTTCAACAGCTGTGGCGCGTGCACGCAGTGCACCAGCGGCACCCCGTCGTACTGCGCAGAGTTCATGGCACGCAACTTCGGCGGCGGCCGGCCGGACGGATCGAGCACGCTGCACGAAGGCGCGACGGCCTACGGCAGCTACTTCTTCGGGCAGTCGACGTTCGCAACCCACGCGATCGCCCGGGAACGCAACGTCGTCAAGGTCGCCGAAGGCATCGACCTCGCCATCGTCGGCCCGCTGGGCTGCGGCATCCAGACCGGCGCCGGCGCCGTCATGCGGTCGATGTCGTGCCGGGCAGGCTCGTCACTGCTGGTGACTGGCGGCGGCTCCGTCGGGCTCTCCGGCGTTCTCGGCGCGGTCGTCCGCGAACTCGCCACGATCATCGTGGTGGACCCGATCGCGTCGCGCAGGGACCTCGCGCTCGAGTTGGGCGCCACCCACGTGATCGACCCGGCCGACGGCGCCGTCTCCGAGCAGGTGCGCGCCATCGTGCCCGAGGGCGTTGACTACGCGCTCGACACCACCGCGATCGACGCAGTACTGACCGAGGTGCTCGCATCGCTCGCCCAGTTGGGCACGCTCGGCATGGTCGGCGTCCCCAGCAACCCTGAGGCGGTGCTGTCGGTGGGCCTGATCGAGATGCAGGCACGCGGGCTGCGGTTCATGGGAATCGTCGAGGGGGACAGTGACCCGGACACGTTCCTGCCCGAACTGGTCCAACTGCATCTGGCGGGTCGATTCCCGTTCGACCGGCTGATCACCACCATGCCGTTCGCCAAGATCAACGACGCCGTCGAGGCGCAAGCACGTGGGGAGGCCGTCAAGGTCGTCCTCGTCCACGAGTGA